A genomic region of Nostoc sp. UHCC 0702 contains the following coding sequences:
- a CDS encoding DUF3153 domain-containing protein translates to MWLIRPFGFVLAKMQFLKPLTHGNQINYDFPRQNSLAPRGLKKRNASIPQPILWLVLLTSVLLSGCVQYDVGVNFGNSNSGELVQHIKLEERLTSFSGDYVYEWLNSIERRARKLEGKAQRVSKEELIVTIPFSNGQELQTKFNEFFNSRANEQGEAVQSDSESELPKIESNLLLEQNNFLLLVRNRLIYDLDLRSLSLISSKGNVLADAGSILDLKFSLKTPWGAKNIQIPENAETAIEPAKNGNQLVWQLKTGELNHIEAVFWLPSPLGIGTLLIILFIWGGLYLRYSFMPDPRIQFAPKAAATE, encoded by the coding sequence ATGTGGTTAATCAGACCATTTGGTTTTGTGCTGGCAAAAATGCAATTTCTCAAGCCACTAACTCATGGAAATCAGATTAATTACGACTTTCCTAGACAAAATTCCCTAGCGCCTAGGGGATTAAAAAAGCGTAATGCAAGCATTCCACAACCTATTTTGTGGCTAGTCTTGCTCACATCAGTGCTGCTGTCAGGTTGTGTGCAGTACGATGTGGGAGTGAACTTTGGCAACTCTAACAGTGGTGAACTGGTGCAGCATATCAAATTGGAAGAACGCCTAACCAGTTTCAGTGGTGACTATGTATACGAATGGTTAAACAGTATAGAGCGTCGCGCCCGCAAGCTGGAAGGTAAAGCACAGCGGGTTTCTAAAGAAGAGCTAATTGTGACAATTCCCTTCAGTAATGGTCAGGAGTTGCAAACCAAGTTCAACGAATTTTTTAATTCCCGTGCTAATGAACAAGGTGAAGCTGTGCAAAGTGATTCTGAATCAGAATTACCAAAGATTGAATCAAACTTACTTTTGGAGCAGAACAATTTTTTACTGTTAGTACGGAATCGCTTAATTTATGATTTAGACTTGCGATCGCTCTCCTTGATTTCTAGCAAAGGTAACGTTCTGGCTGATGCTGGTTCAATTCTCGATTTGAAATTTAGCCTGAAAACTCCTTGGGGCGCTAAAAATATTCAAATACCAGAAAATGCCGAAACTGCCATTGAACCAGCAAAAAATGGCAATCAACTTGTATGGCAACTAAAAACTGGTGAACTCAACCACATAGAAGCCGTTTTCTGGCTTCCTAGCCCCCTTGGTATTGGTACATTGTTGATTATCTTGTTTATCTGGGGAGGATTGTATCTCAGATACAGTTTCATGCCAGACCCCAGAATTCAGTTTGCGCCTAAAGCAGCAGCGACAGAATAG
- a CDS encoding tetratricopeptide repeat protein codes for MSAESLEIAKTIYQTGKLAFENGQYREAVENLEKASALLTRNSRLGGEVEIWLATAYEASGRTEDAIALCQQLKRHPFAETSKQAKQLLYILQAPKLKRPSEWMTEIPDLGKLPDNDDKIRVTLNPQKSSGQKKAAEPEFVDLSQVNTKDNRFILVALIAIGLTVSYLVWLNFY; via the coding sequence GTGAGTGCAGAAAGTTTAGAAATAGCCAAAACTATCTACCAGACTGGAAAACTTGCCTTTGAAAATGGGCAATATCGAGAAGCTGTAGAAAACTTGGAAAAGGCAAGCGCCCTTTTAACTCGCAATTCTCGCCTTGGGGGTGAAGTAGAAATTTGGCTGGCCACAGCCTATGAAGCATCTGGGCGTACTGAAGATGCGATCGCTCTTTGCCAACAACTCAAACGCCATCCTTTTGCAGAAACCAGCAAACAAGCAAAGCAATTACTCTATATCTTACAAGCACCAAAGCTCAAAAGACCGAGTGAATGGATGACCGAAATCCCAGATTTGGGTAAACTGCCGGATAATGATGACAAAATTCGTGTTACTCTCAATCCGCAAAAATCTTCTGGGCAAAAAAAGGCGGCTGAGCCAGAATTTGTTGACCTCAGTCAAGTCAATACTAAAGATAATCGCTTTATCTTGGTGGCACTAATTGCCATCGGTTTAACTGTCTCGTACTTGGTTTGGTTGAATTTTTACTAA
- a CDS encoding amino acid ABC transporter substrate-binding protein, whose protein sequence is MNSQKETKLLILSLLSTTFVVGFGFWLWNQFFKPLPPESGTSPITPGSTQERISLGEKILVTANTNADKEAGVKAFAKGDFVNAANYFKASLLKDRNDPETLIYLNNSQGDNSKYVKIVVSVPIGGNLDVAKEILRGVAQAQDRINRTESINGKLLQVAIASDDNDPTLAQQLATQFVKDPSILAVVGHNASNASITAAPVYQQGGLVMISPTSFAQNLSGIGSYIFRTIPSISAVAERLSSYMIKTARKTNIGICVDSKAIDNVSFKDELVKGILAAGGKVNLTNCDFSASNFNPNAVISQFISSGADSLVLAPHVDRINKALELAAANQGKLTVFGSPTLYTFQTLQVGKADVNGMVLSVTWHPNAIPGNDFPQNAVNLWGGSVNWRTATAYDATMAIAKGLQQSKNRDELQQVLHSPSFSVYGATGKIEFLPSGDRNGKAILVKVQPSNKSSTGYDFVPLNNDK, encoded by the coding sequence ATGAATTCCCAGAAGGAAACAAAGCTTCTTATTTTATCTCTGTTGTCCACTACTTTCGTAGTGGGGTTTGGCTTTTGGTTGTGGAATCAATTCTTTAAACCTTTACCACCAGAATCAGGAACAAGTCCAATAACTCCAGGTTCAACACAAGAGCGAATCAGTTTAGGCGAAAAAATTTTAGTTACTGCTAACACCAACGCTGATAAAGAAGCAGGAGTGAAAGCTTTTGCTAAGGGCGATTTTGTGAACGCTGCCAATTATTTCAAAGCATCTCTGCTCAAAGACCGCAATGATCCAGAGACATTAATTTATTTAAATAATTCCCAAGGAGATAATAGTAAATATGTCAAAATAGTAGTTAGTGTGCCTATCGGTGGCAATCTAGATGTAGCAAAAGAGATATTGCGGGGTGTAGCTCAAGCTCAAGACCGGATTAATCGCACTGAGAGCATTAATGGTAAGTTGTTGCAGGTAGCGATCGCCAGCGATGACAATGATCCCACCTTAGCTCAACAGCTAGCAACGCAGTTTGTCAAAGATCCCAGCATTCTAGCTGTAGTCGGACATAACGCTAGTAATGCTTCGATTACCGCTGCCCCAGTCTATCAACAGGGAGGTTTAGTGATGATCTCTCCTACAAGTTTTGCTCAAAACCTCTCTGGCATTGGCAGCTATATATTCCGCACTATTCCCAGTATTAGCGCTGTTGCTGAGCGACTTTCTAGTTACATGATCAAAACAGCTCGCAAAACTAATATTGGCATTTGTGTTGATTCCAAAGCAATTGATAATGTGTCGTTTAAAGATGAGCTTGTTAAAGGCATATTAGCCGCAGGTGGCAAAGTTAATCTGACAAATTGCGATTTTTCTGCCTCCAACTTTAACCCCAATGCAGTCATTTCTCAATTCATCAGCAGTGGTGCGGATAGTTTGGTGTTAGCGCCCCATGTGGATAGAATTAACAAAGCCTTAGAACTAGCAGCAGCAAATCAAGGAAAATTGACAGTTTTTGGTAGTCCCACGCTTTACACATTTCAAACTCTACAGGTAGGAAAAGCTGATGTGAATGGCATGGTATTGTCTGTAACTTGGCATCCTAATGCAATTCCAGGCAATGACTTTCCTCAAAATGCCGTGAATCTTTGGGGTGGAAGCGTTAATTGGCGAACAGCTACGGCTTATGATGCAACTATGGCGATCGCTAAAGGTTTACAGCAAAGCAAAAACCGCGATGAATTGCAACAGGTGCTGCATAGTCCCAGCTTTTCAGTCTATGGTGCCACAGGTAAAATCGAATTTCTGCCATCAGGCGATCGCAATGGTAAAGCAATATTAGTCAAGGTGCAACCGAGTAACAAATCTTCTACTGGGTATGATTTTGTCCCTTTGAATAATGATAAATAA
- the argB gene encoding acetylglutamate kinase, with amino-acid sequence MTVNDTEYIRQAEATRVQVLSEALPYIQQFAGRTVVVKYGGAAMKDSTLKDQVIRDIVFLSCVGLRPILVHGGGPEINSWLDKLGIEPQFKNGLRVTDAPTMDVVEMVLVGRVNKEIVALINQAGGLAVGLCGKDGNLFTARPQGQEGIGFVGEVSNVNIKILDTLASNGYIPVVSSVAADETGQAYNINADTVAGEIAAALGAEKLILLTDTRGILTNYKDPSTLIPKVDIREARELIADGIVSGGMIPKVNCCVRSLAQGVRAAHIIDGRISHALLLEIFTDVGIGTMILGSQFTS; translated from the coding sequence ATGACAGTCAACGATACTGAGTACATCAGGCAAGCTGAAGCCACTCGCGTACAAGTGCTAAGCGAAGCTCTACCATATATTCAACAATTCGCTGGTCGCACTGTTGTTGTGAAATATGGTGGCGCAGCAATGAAAGACAGCACCCTTAAAGATCAAGTCATCCGCGACATTGTATTTTTATCCTGTGTCGGCTTGCGTCCCATACTAGTACACGGCGGTGGCCCAGAAATTAACAGTTGGTTAGATAAACTGGGAATCGAACCGCAATTTAAGAATGGTCTGCGAGTCACTGATGCCCCCACAATGGATGTGGTGGAAATGGTTTTAGTCGGTCGAGTTAATAAAGAAATTGTCGCCCTGATAAACCAAGCTGGAGGCCTCGCAGTAGGGCTTTGCGGCAAAGATGGTAATTTGTTCACAGCTCGTCCCCAAGGTCAAGAAGGTATTGGCTTTGTAGGGGAAGTGAGTAATGTGAATATTAAGATTTTAGACACCCTCGCTAGCAATGGGTATATCCCGGTAGTTTCCAGCGTAGCCGCAGATGAGACGGGACAAGCTTACAACATTAACGCTGATACTGTAGCCGGAGAAATAGCAGCAGCACTAGGGGCAGAAAAGTTAATTTTACTGACTGACACCAGAGGAATTTTAACAAATTATAAAGATCCGTCAACTTTGATTCCCAAAGTAGATATTCGTGAAGCCCGCGAGTTGATTGCCGATGGTATAGTCAGCGGTGGCATGATTCCGAAAGTCAATTGTTGTGTGCGATCGCTTGCTCAAGGAGTACGTGCAGCACATATTATCGATGGTCGCATATCTCACGCCCTACTGCTGGAAATTTTTACAGATGTTGGTATCGGTACAATGATTCTTGGTTCTCAGTTCACTTCATAG